In a genomic window of Pontibacter liquoris:
- a CDS encoding Fic family protein — protein MAPFHREEPYNDLPLLPPEIDLETKEVMRKTVKASRALAQLNGAIINLPNPSLFLDTIHLQEAKASSEIENIITTNDDLYKSVVAEKRYESTAAKEVISYKEALWYGLEKLKERSFITTNLCVEIMQCIKQNTSGIRATPGTTLSNIQGEVIYTPPSGEAVIREKLANLERFINEESTLDPLIKMAVMHYQFEAIHPFIDGNGRTGRILLLLYLKMEKLLDVPALYLSEYIIQNKSSYYQKLRDVTEAGDWEGWILYMLDMIEKTATSGLKKLGEIMAVMEATSEEIREKLPKVYSKELIEILFRLPYTKRQFLIDANMGTPKTVGNYLIALEQEGFLKATKVGKEKLYLNQRLMEVLENKRKARKHNTSYGA, from the coding sequence ATGGCTCCATTTCATAGAGAAGAACCTTATAATGATTTACCCCTGCTTCCTCCGGAGATAGACCTGGAAACAAAGGAAGTCATGCGAAAAACCGTTAAGGCAAGCAGGGCTTTGGCGCAGTTGAACGGCGCTATCATCAACTTGCCCAACCCAAGCCTTTTCCTGGACACGATTCATCTGCAGGAAGCCAAGGCAAGCTCTGAAATAGAGAACATCATTACCACCAACGATGACCTCTATAAATCAGTCGTGGCTGAAAAGAGGTATGAATCCACTGCAGCAAAAGAGGTTATAAGTTATAAGGAGGCGTTGTGGTACGGCTTGGAAAAGCTCAAAGAGCGGTCTTTCATCACAACAAACCTCTGTGTGGAGATCATGCAGTGCATCAAGCAGAACACATCGGGAATCAGAGCCACTCCGGGCACAACCTTATCTAATATTCAGGGCGAAGTAATCTACACGCCGCCGTCGGGCGAAGCAGTAATACGCGAGAAACTGGCTAACTTGGAGCGCTTTATTAACGAGGAAAGTACCTTGGACCCGCTCATCAAAATGGCTGTAATGCACTACCAGTTCGAGGCCATACACCCGTTCATAGATGGTAACGGACGTACAGGAAGAATCCTGCTGCTGCTTTACCTGAAAATGGAGAAACTGCTGGATGTGCCTGCGTTATACTTAAGTGAATACATCATCCAGAACAAGTCGTCTTATTACCAAAAGCTACGGGACGTCACAGAAGCCGGAGACTGGGAGGGCTGGATACTCTACATGCTGGACATGATAGAGAAAACAGCCACCAGCGGACTCAAAAAGTTGGGGGAGATTATGGCCGTCATGGAGGCCACGTCGGAGGAAATAAGAGAGAAACTCCCCAAAGTATACTCGAAGGAGTTAATAGAGATACTATTCAGGCTGCCCTATACAAAGCGTCAGTTTCTGATTGACGCGAATATGGGAACACCAAAGACAGTAGGCAATTACCTGATAGCGCTTGAGCAGGAAGGCTTTTTAAAAGCAACCAAGGTAGGAAAAGAAAAACTTTACCTGAACCAGCGATTAATGGAAGTACTGGAGAATAAAAGAAAAGCACGAAAGCACAACACCAGCTATGGTGCATAA
- a CDS encoding MBL fold metallo-hydrolase, whose protein sequence is MTQVKGNLYRHTNDTIPSLHSGLVLITKAGAIVMDPALTPAAIWLNDEIKKRFKVKVKYVILTHAHYDHAGGPQIFQQDGEKVIIQKNGLEPINGKKLPIAVPDMVYDKQLTIKLGGETVVLHHIAPSHSNSMFGRVVPCFQSPSVDRCRAIQHHAL, encoded by the coding sequence TTGACGCAGGTAAAGGGCAACCTCTATCGGCACACCAACGACACCATTCCATCACTGCACAGCGGCCTTGTCTTGATCACGAAGGCAGGCGCTATTGTGATGGACCCCGCTTTAACACCCGCCGCCATTTGGCTGAATGATGAAATTAAAAAGCGTTTCAAAGTAAAGGTAAAATATGTCATTCTGACCCATGCGCACTACGACCATGCAGGAGGTCCTCAAATTTTTCAGCAGGACGGGGAAAAGGTCATCATCCAAAAAAACGGGTTAGAACCCATTAATGGCAAAAAGCTTCCCATAGCGGTGCCCGATATGGTGTACGATAAACAACTGACCATAAAGCTCGGCGGCGAAACGGTGGTGCTTCATCATATTGCACCCAGCCATTCCAACAGCATGTTCGGTCGTGTCGTTCCCTGCTTCCAAAGCCCTTCAGTTGACCGATGTCGGGCAATCCAACACCATGCCCTATAA
- a CDS encoding NADH:flavin oxidoreductase — protein sequence MIKQGEAQGKYPLLFSEGRLGNLQLKNRIGLAPMTRTSAESNGVPNETMTKYYTRYAEGGFALLITEGTYPDEKYSQGYLNQPGIANEAQIKGWKGVVERVHEAGAKIICQLMHAGALSQGNIYADETIGPSAVQPKGEQMAFYGGNGAFAVPKEMSQEDIKDIVRRFAQATRNAKEAGFDGVEIHGANGYILDQFLTDYTNQRRDEYGGRTENRVRLLVETAQACREAVGSDFLIGIRISQSKVNDYTHKWAGGEKDAEVIFTALRNAGLNFIHVTEHHADQPAFTEGGPTLASLAKKLSGLPVVVNGNLNTPEQGEAMLESGEVDVVTLGKSALANQDWVKRVAEGKPLEEFAPQRFFVPDAKVKAFEL from the coding sequence ATGATCAAACAAGGAGAGGCACAAGGCAAATACCCGCTACTGTTCTCAGAGGGGAGACTGGGAAACCTACAGCTAAAGAACCGCATCGGCCTGGCCCCGATGACCAGGACATCGGCCGAAAGCAACGGGGTGCCCAACGAAACGATGACCAAGTACTACACCCGCTATGCGGAGGGGGGCTTTGCGCTGTTGATAACCGAGGGCACCTACCCCGACGAGAAATACAGCCAGGGCTACCTGAACCAGCCGGGGATAGCAAACGAAGCTCAGATAAAGGGATGGAAGGGGGTTGTTGAGCGCGTGCATGAGGCCGGGGCGAAGATCATTTGCCAGCTGATGCACGCCGGCGCTTTGTCCCAGGGAAACATCTACGCAGATGAGACGATCGGACCCTCCGCCGTTCAGCCCAAGGGGGAGCAGATGGCGTTCTACGGGGGCAACGGGGCTTTCGCTGTACCAAAAGAGATGAGTCAGGAGGACATCAAAGATATCGTAAGAAGGTTTGCACAAGCTACCCGTAATGCCAAAGAGGCCGGCTTCGACGGCGTCGAGATACACGGGGCGAACGGTTATATTCTGGACCAGTTCCTGACCGACTACACCAACCAGCGCCGGGACGAGTATGGCGGCCGCACGGAGAACCGGGTACGGTTGCTCGTGGAAACGGCGCAGGCTTGCCGCGAGGCGGTAGGAAGCGATTTTCTTATAGGAATCAGGATCTCACAGAGCAAAGTCAACGACTATACGCACAAGTGGGCCGGTGGGGAGAAGGATGCTGAGGTAATATTTACGGCGCTGCGTAACGCTGGCCTAAACTTTATCCACGTCACGGAGCACCATGCCGATCAACCGGCCTTTACAGAAGGAGGGCCCACGCTGGCCTCCCTTGCAAAGAAGCTCAGCGGGCTGCCGGTGGTGGTGAACGGCAACCTGAACACCCCGGAGCAAGGGGAAGCCATGCTCGAGAGCGGAGAGGTGGATGTGGTCACGCTCGGCAAGTCGGCCCTTGCCAATCAGGACTGGGTGAAGAGAGTAGCCGAAGGAAAGCCCTTGGAGGAGTTCGCCCCGCAGCGATTCTTTGTGCCGGACGCGAAGGTGAAGGCGTTCGAGCTGTAA
- a CDS encoding sigma-54-dependent transcriptional regulator, giving the protein MINAITLLLIDDEHNLRLVLARVLELEGYQVLQAKNARDGLELLENQADEIGVVLCDVKLPDGNGLHILRRIKEKFPQPEVILMTAFGTIQDGVSAMKQGAFDYLTKGDSDDQLLVAVARAAEKATLRRRVAELEEQVGAKYSLDSIIGSTAALEKAKELITRVAVTDSTVLLEGETGVGKELFAQAVHSASPRRSKPFIAINCSAFPRDLLESEFFGYRKGAFTGAVRDKKGLFEEANGGTIFLDEISEMPSELQAKFLRVLETQSFTKLGDTKPVTINVRLVAATNRNLQAEAEADRFRPDLYYRLSVFKIRVPTLRERQGDIPLLARHFLQLNNAKMNRRIEGMSEEFIGMLAAYPWKGNIRELKNVIERAVILADDTILTPEHLPVDFWTGAPALQVANSDTALSTVERSHILKVLEAVGGNKTEAARRLHIGLTTLYRKIQEYGL; this is encoded by the coding sequence ATGATTAACGCCATCACATTACTACTCATTGACGATGAACATAACCTGCGTCTGGTACTGGCACGGGTGCTCGAGTTGGAAGGCTATCAGGTACTGCAGGCCAAAAACGCTCGCGATGGCCTTGAGCTGCTGGAAAACCAGGCAGATGAAATAGGGGTAGTACTCTGCGATGTGAAGCTGCCCGACGGCAACGGGTTACATATACTACGTAGAATAAAGGAAAAATTCCCGCAGCCGGAGGTGATTCTCATGACTGCTTTTGGGACCATACAGGATGGAGTAAGCGCCATGAAGCAGGGAGCCTTCGACTACCTGACAAAAGGGGATAGTGATGACCAGCTATTAGTTGCCGTCGCCCGGGCCGCTGAAAAAGCCACTTTACGCAGACGGGTAGCCGAACTAGAGGAGCAGGTCGGGGCTAAGTACAGCCTGGATAGTATTATCGGCAGCACCGCTGCGCTAGAGAAAGCCAAGGAACTGATAACCCGAGTGGCGGTTACAGATTCGACGGTGCTACTGGAAGGGGAAACGGGGGTTGGCAAAGAGCTCTTTGCGCAAGCTGTGCATAGCGCCAGCCCTAGGCGCAGTAAGCCATTTATCGCCATTAACTGCAGTGCATTCCCTCGGGATTTGCTGGAATCAGAGTTTTTTGGGTACAGGAAAGGGGCCTTTACAGGAGCCGTGCGAGATAAAAAAGGACTCTTTGAAGAGGCAAACGGCGGAACTATCTTTCTAGATGAGATAAGTGAAATGCCCTCCGAATTGCAGGCAAAGTTCCTAAGGGTGCTTGAGACGCAATCTTTCACCAAACTAGGGGACACCAAACCTGTCACCATTAATGTGCGCCTGGTGGCTGCTACCAACCGCAACCTACAGGCGGAGGCCGAAGCGGACCGTTTTCGCCCTGACCTGTATTACCGCCTCTCTGTTTTCAAAATTCGTGTGCCGACCCTGCGAGAGCGGCAGGGGGACATTCCCTTGCTGGCACGGCATTTTTTACAACTTAACAATGCCAAAATGAACCGCCGCATTGAGGGGATGAGCGAGGAATTTATCGGGATGCTGGCAGCCTATCCCTGGAAGGGCAACATACGGGAGCTCAAGAATGTAATCGAGCGTGCCGTTATACTGGCTGACGACACGATTTTAACGCCTGAGCACCTACCGGTAGATTTTTGGACAGGAGCTCCCGCATTGCAGGTTGCTAACAGCGACACGGCCCTTAGCACCGTGGAGCGCAGCCATATACTGAAGGTGCTGGAAGCGGTAGGTGGCAACAAAACAGAGGCCGCCCGCCGGCTACACATCGGCCTGACCACCTTATACCGTAAGATCCAGGAATATGGGTTGTGA
- a CDS encoding RNA polymerase sigma factor, with the protein MTTTTDEEILSLFREQSTKSNGFTLLMNKYNERIYWHIRRLVVSHDDAQDILQETFINVYNGLDGFAGDSGLYTWLYRIATNECLRLFRNRKKFLVSEKEVNKKLINQLYESSAIDAEEILLKFQEAILRLPEKQQLVFNMRYYDELTYEEISQVLNSSVATLKTNYHYASSRIKEYMLKDS; encoded by the coding sequence ATGACAACGACAACAGACGAAGAGATTTTGTCGCTGTTTCGTGAGCAGAGCACTAAGAGCAACGGATTCACTTTGTTGATGAACAAATACAATGAACGGATCTATTGGCATATTCGGCGCCTGGTTGTGTCTCACGACGATGCGCAGGATATCTTACAGGAAACATTCATCAATGTATACAACGGACTGGATGGTTTTGCCGGTGACAGCGGGTTATACACCTGGCTTTACCGGATAGCGACCAATGAATGCCTGAGACTGTTCCGAAACAGGAAGAAATTTTTAGTATCTGAAAAGGAAGTAAATAAAAAGCTGATCAATCAACTTTACGAAAGTAGTGCCATCGATGCCGAAGAGATTCTGCTAAAGTTTCAAGAGGCAATACTGCGGCTGCCTGAGAAACAGCAACTGGTCTTTAACATGCGCTACTACGACGAACTCACTTACGAAGAGATTAGCCAGGTACTCAACAGCTCGGTAGCTACCTTAAAAACCAACTACCATTATGCCAGTAGCAGGATCAAAGAATATATGCTGAAAGACTCATGA
- a CDS encoding SDR family NAD(P)-dependent oxidoreductase: protein MDLKGKKVLITGGSAGIGKSIIQELVQRGVQDFAVMGRRQEALDALKAAFPDAEFLTLPGNVANPQDLDKAVAQVTEQWGELDILINNAGVVSAGLLTDLSDEDIINQISINITGLILLTKKALPLLKKSKEAAIMNISSGYGYIAMPFYSVYAATKAAVGQFSDAMRRELHQHAIHVMTVYPSATDTDMMKTAVVSSLDTPEEVAKASVDGLLKGEINVILGGKEREEQIKVNFLEPRKIDAFAAANYEALRERTRQHRSM from the coding sequence ATGGATCTAAAAGGGAAGAAAGTGCTGATAACCGGCGGCAGCGCCGGCATAGGGAAATCAATCATACAGGAACTGGTACAGCGAGGGGTACAGGACTTCGCTGTAATGGGCAGAAGGCAGGAGGCGCTCGACGCCCTGAAGGCCGCTTTCCCCGACGCTGAATTCCTTACCCTTCCAGGTAACGTGGCCAACCCACAGGACCTGGATAAAGCCGTAGCGCAGGTGACGGAACAGTGGGGAGAGCTGGACATCCTCATTAACAATGCCGGAGTAGTAAGCGCCGGCCTGCTTACCGACTTGTCAGACGAAGACATCATCAATCAGATCAGCATCAACATAACAGGTCTGATCCTGCTCACCAAGAAAGCCCTCCCGCTGCTGAAAAAGAGCAAGGAAGCGGCCATCATGAACATCTCGTCGGGCTACGGCTACATTGCCATGCCCTTCTACAGCGTGTATGCCGCCACCAAGGCAGCTGTGGGGCAGTTCTCCGATGCCATGCGCAGAGAGCTGCACCAGCACGCGATCCACGTAATGACGGTCTATCCTTCGGCCACCGACACCGACATGATGAAGACAGCCGTGGTAAGCAGCCTGGATACGCCTGAAGAAGTGGCCAAGGCCTCCGTGGATGGCCTGCTCAAAGGGGAGATCAACGTGATCCTCGGGGGTAAGGAGCGGGAAGAGCAGATCAAGGTTAATTTCCTGGAGCCAAGGAAAATAGACGCCTTCGCCGCCGCCAACTACGAAGCGTTGAGGGAAAGAACCCGGCAGCACCGCTCCATGTAA
- a CDS encoding sensor histidine kinase has translation MKFKTKIMLGYLTILLVLLVMGIYSIINLNSLDSAATNILKDNLFTVQLSQRMVLELDKMQVTRQQLIPSETMPPVFEKAIRESVHAFEVNLRKEQDNITEAGERALTASMADVFEEYQDLLLQQRMSPGDYGTELLPRYQLIRDQLDQLMSMNIEAMAKKSDQEQRIAQQTKFYTFTFLAVALLLGLGFLLTVPAALSKPTRHLVDSIQAAARKDFTQRLPTRGKDEFGKIAKVYNSMLKKLSEYEFSNLNELLTEKRRIELILQSLDEGILLLDQNLKITEANPTACRILGVGREDLVGKQSQVVENENALYREIVKDIMIGTTSGDHLVTVREAKEEAFYRKSIVEIVSYNELLERSELSGYVISLRNVSDFKRLDQAKSGFLATVSHELKTPLAAIGYSLKLLQDERVGRVNPEQRDILATVKQETGRLQRIVGQLMDVSRLESGNIQLNIQQANLADIIRFAEQVIGLQMVPKGLRLEVRIENELTDVLVDAEKTAWVLINLLSNAVRYSPENDVITLSTQDREHEVLVRIHDNGPGIDPADHQMIFEKFVQIAGKTQYKGSSGLGLSISQEFVRSQGGRIWVESELGTGSTFVLSLPLYMPFRAE, from the coding sequence ATGAAATTCAAGACCAAAATAATGCTTGGCTATCTCACCATATTATTGGTGTTGCTGGTCATGGGCATTTATTCGATCATTAATCTAAACTCGCTCGACAGTGCGGCCACCAATATCCTAAAGGACAACCTGTTTACCGTACAGTTGAGCCAGCGCATGGTACTGGAACTGGATAAGATGCAAGTGACCAGACAGCAGTTGATTCCCTCTGAGACAATGCCTCCTGTTTTTGAGAAGGCGATACGGGAAAGCGTCCATGCCTTTGAGGTGAACCTGCGAAAGGAACAAGATAACATAACCGAGGCGGGAGAGCGTGCGCTTACAGCCAGTATGGCCGATGTGTTCGAAGAGTACCAGGACCTTCTGCTGCAGCAAAGGATGAGCCCAGGCGACTATGGCACCGAGCTTCTGCCGCGTTACCAATTGATTCGTGACCAGCTGGATCAGCTCATGAGCATGAACATAGAGGCTATGGCAAAAAAAAGCGACCAAGAGCAACGGATAGCGCAACAAACAAAGTTCTACACCTTTACATTCCTGGCGGTGGCTTTGCTGCTGGGGCTGGGTTTTCTGCTGACCGTGCCCGCGGCCCTGTCCAAGCCAACCAGGCACCTGGTCGACTCTATCCAGGCAGCCGCCAGGAAAGACTTCACGCAACGCCTGCCGACGCGCGGCAAGGATGAATTTGGCAAGATCGCCAAGGTATATAACAGCATGCTTAAAAAGCTAAGCGAGTACGAGTTCTCTAACCTGAATGAGCTGCTGACCGAGAAAAGGCGCATCGAGTTGATATTGCAGAGCTTAGACGAGGGAATATTGCTGTTGGACCAAAACCTGAAGATTACCGAGGCCAACCCTACCGCCTGTAGGATATTGGGAGTGGGGCGGGAAGATCTGGTAGGCAAGCAATCCCAGGTGGTGGAGAACGAAAATGCCCTGTACAGGGAAATAGTCAAAGATATTATGATAGGCACTACTTCGGGGGACCACCTTGTTACCGTGAGGGAGGCCAAGGAAGAGGCATTTTACCGCAAAAGCATCGTGGAAATCGTCTCCTACAACGAATTGCTGGAGCGCAGCGAACTGTCGGGCTATGTGATCTCGCTGCGAAATGTTAGCGATTTCAAACGCCTGGACCAGGCCAAGTCCGGCTTCCTGGCCACTGTTTCGCATGAGCTGAAGACCCCTCTGGCTGCCATTGGCTATAGTCTTAAGCTGCTGCAGGATGAGCGGGTGGGACGGGTAAACCCTGAGCAGCGGGACATTCTCGCCACAGTAAAGCAGGAGACTGGCAGGCTGCAGCGCATCGTAGGACAGCTGATGGATGTGTCACGTCTGGAGTCTGGGAACATACAGCTGAACATACAGCAGGCCAACCTCGCCGACATCATCCGCTTTGCTGAGCAGGTTATTGGCCTGCAAATGGTGCCTAAGGGGCTCCGGCTGGAGGTCAGGATAGAGAACGAGTTGACAGATGTGCTGGTGGATGCGGAAAAAACGGCCTGGGTTCTCATCAACCTGCTCAGCAACGCCGTCCGCTACTCACCCGAGAATGATGTCATCACCCTCTCTACACAGGACCGGGAGCATGAAGTGCTGGTACGGATCCATGACAACGGTCCGGGTATTGACCCGGCGGACCATCAAATGATATT
- a CDS encoding porin: MNMVQKHEGSYLITLTLLCLLISGAAKAQTIDSLGVPAKHSPFRVSGGLDVYYAYDFTKPFDQDRLYTTQAFRHNEFNINWGFLRGDYTTEAVRATLALQTGTYVQANYAAEPKELTRLIAQAHAGVRLAKGVWLDMGILPSHIGYESTFSLDNEIYTRALMAENSPYFEAGAQLTGEVSDKVTIKFLVLNGWQIVRETNEAKSLGFGISYTPAEKLSLSYNNYYGNEAPEGMAPKRRFFHNVYAGYTLTDRIDLAGSVDYGRQELFGSGEKGIWYAGMLLAHYRLGEGFALAGRLEHYNDRKQLIVATHTPNGFQTSSASINFDYIPAPNFLWRAEVRGYDSKDSVFRGREGARKKNLLLVTSFALKF, translated from the coding sequence ATGAACATGGTGCAAAAGCATGAAGGCTCTTACCTGATAACATTGACATTGCTTTGCCTCCTGATCAGTGGGGCTGCAAAGGCGCAGACAATTGACTCTTTGGGGGTGCCAGCAAAGCACAGTCCTTTCCGGGTCAGTGGCGGTCTGGACGTCTATTACGCTTATGATTTTACAAAACCTTTCGACCAGGACAGGCTATATACCACGCAGGCATTCCGCCACAATGAGTTTAACATCAATTGGGGATTCCTTAGGGGGGACTACACCACCGAAGCTGTTCGGGCCACGCTTGCTCTTCAAACAGGTACCTATGTGCAAGCCAACTACGCCGCCGAGCCAAAGGAACTGACACGGCTGATTGCACAGGCGCATGCGGGGGTAAGGCTGGCTAAGGGGGTTTGGCTGGACATGGGCATTCTGCCTTCCCATATCGGCTATGAGAGCACATTCTCGCTCGATAACGAAATCTACACCCGGGCCCTGATGGCCGAGAACTCCCCCTATTTTGAGGCTGGGGCGCAGCTCACAGGCGAGGTGTCAGACAAAGTGACCATCAAGTTTCTGGTTTTGAACGGATGGCAGATTGTTAGGGAAACTAATGAAGCCAAATCGCTCGGCTTTGGCATCAGCTATACGCCTGCGGAGAAGCTGTCCTTAAGTTACAACAACTATTATGGCAATGAAGCACCGGAAGGCATGGCACCCAAGCGGAGGTTCTTCCATAACGTCTATGCCGGCTATACTCTGACCGATAGGATCGATCTGGCGGGGAGTGTGGATTATGGACGACAGGAACTGTTCGGTAGCGGAGAAAAAGGCATCTGGTATGCCGGCATGCTGTTGGCACACTACCGGTTAGGGGAGGGATTTGCCTTAGCCGGGCGCCTGGAGCACTACAATGATCGAAAGCAGCTTATCGTTGCGACCCATACCCCTAATGGTTTCCAGACCTCCAGCGCCTCTATCAACTTCGACTACATCCCGGCCCCAAACTTCCTATGGCGGGCGGAGGTCCGTGGCTATGACTCCAAGGACAGCGTGTTCAGGGGTAGGGAAGGAGCAAGGAAGAAAAACCTGCTGCTGGTCACTTCATTCGCCCTCAAGTTTTAA
- a CDS encoding DUF1259 domain-containing protein codes for MRFAKLNRRQALFATALVGTAGLMDMKSVLGAVPQRVKTPPLTTAEIAAIESALGKKGMYHEDQAVHSTSLPRNDLKISVKGEPVPIPFGFGGWVAIKKTTDGKSAVLMSDTVLLQEEVNPLISAAQTSGLEVSALHNHFFYEEPRIFYMHLHGIGAPADLAKRYAAAVKDSMLYPGNQHKTAGTPQQPGNELFDIAKLDALVKEHGTVNGPTYKYTVGRDNLKVMAMGADMTTAMGLNSWASLAGSQEKAHIAGDIAMLEHEVNPVINTLRENNLEVVAVHNHMLGDEPRIFFLHYYGQGPATQLAQGFRAALDILGQQKTNSMKKH; via the coding sequence ATGCGTTTTGCAAAACTGAATCGAAGACAGGCGCTATTTGCCACGGCCCTGGTGGGTACCGCCGGCTTGATGGATATGAAATCTGTATTGGGCGCTGTGCCTCAGCGGGTCAAAACACCACCCCTGACTACGGCAGAAATAGCCGCCATAGAGTCTGCTTTGGGGAAGAAGGGTATGTACCACGAAGACCAGGCCGTGCACAGTACCTCTCTTCCCCGCAACGATCTGAAAATTTCGGTTAAAGGGGAGCCCGTGCCCATTCCCTTTGGCTTTGGCGGTTGGGTAGCCATAAAAAAAACCACCGACGGTAAATCGGCTGTGCTGATGAGCGACACAGTCTTGCTGCAGGAAGAGGTTAACCCTTTGATCTCAGCAGCCCAGACCAGCGGGTTAGAGGTAAGCGCCCTCCACAACCACTTCTTTTACGAGGAGCCGCGTATTTTCTACATGCACCTGCATGGCATAGGAGCACCTGCCGATCTGGCAAAACGCTACGCCGCCGCCGTCAAAGACAGCATGCTCTATCCCGGCAACCAGCACAAAACTGCAGGCACTCCTCAGCAGCCGGGGAACGAACTGTTTGACATCGCCAAACTGGATGCCCTCGTGAAGGAACATGGCACTGTTAATGGACCAACCTACAAGTACACGGTTGGCCGCGACAACCTGAAGGTGATGGCCATGGGTGCGGATATGACCACAGCCATGGGACTTAACTCCTGGGCTTCTCTGGCGGGGTCGCAGGAAAAGGCGCACATCGCCGGAGACATCGCTATGCTGGAGCATGAGGTAAACCCGGTAATCAATACGCTACGCGAAAACAACCTGGAAGTCGTGGCCGTGCACAACCACATGTTAGGCGACGAGCCGCGCATCTTCTTTCTGCATTACTACGGGCAAGGCCCCGCAACGCAACTGGCACAGGGCTTTCGGGCGGCGCTCGACATATTAGGGCAACAGAAAACAAACAGCATGAAAAAGCATTGA
- a CDS encoding sterol desaturase family protein — MKVRFPYFDTIGMSLLGTTALLLFVLESKRQLRKRTRLKPQRLKENAGVAALALPALRLLLLPCRYASAQKAAKYRMGLLYWSGMPKWFHYVAGFLLLDYTNYMWHVLLHKSDLLWRFHNVHHMDLDLDHSTAWRFHVGENIASAPCRNAAVALIGIPAPLVLFYEVIFEGCTAFHHSNLRLPVKAEQWLCRIMVTPRMHGIHHSIVARETNSNFTVIFSWWDRLHKSLLLHVAQADITIGVPAYRDPNEQSAFNLFAIPFKKQRTWQQPDGTVPQRQERQPLVKLYP, encoded by the coding sequence ATGAAAGTCAGATTTCCATATTTTGACACCATAGGAATGAGCCTGCTTGGCACAACTGCACTCCTCTTATTTGTGCTTGAATCTAAACGCCAACTCAGAAAACGCACACGCCTCAAACCGCAGCGATTGAAAGAAAATGCCGGGGTAGCGGCCCTAGCACTTCCTGCTTTGCGGCTATTGCTGTTACCCTGTAGGTATGCATCGGCCCAAAAAGCTGCAAAGTATAGAATGGGGCTCCTGTATTGGTCAGGTATGCCCAAATGGTTCCACTACGTAGCCGGATTTCTACTGCTCGATTATACCAACTACATGTGGCATGTGCTGCTACATAAATCTGATTTATTGTGGCGTTTTCATAACGTGCATCACATGGACCTTGATTTGGATCACTCCACTGCCTGGCGCTTCCATGTAGGCGAAAACATTGCGTCAGCACCTTGCCGAAATGCTGCTGTTGCCCTTATTGGGATACCTGCGCCACTCGTGTTGTTTTATGAAGTAATTTTTGAAGGTTGTACTGCCTTTCATCATTCCAACCTGCGGTTACCCGTTAAAGCTGAACAGTGGCTTTGCCGTATCATGGTAACACCCCGTATGCACGGCATCCACCATTCCATAGTGGCAAGGGAGACCAACAGTAACTTCACCGTTATTTTCTCATGGTGGGACCGCCTGCACAAGTCCCTGCTCCTGCATGTTGCACAGGCTGATATTACGATTGGCGTACCTGCATACCGGGACCCAAATGAGCAGTCCGCCTTCAACCTTTTTGCCATCCCGTTTAAGAAACAGCGTACATGGCAGCAACCAGATGGCACTGTACCCCAGCGGCAGGAAAGACAACCTCTTGTTAAACTATACCCCTAG